ATAAGTTCGACATAACCCCATTCTTGCCCATCAAGGTGGGTGCTGCCTGTAAATTCAGCTAAAAGAGAGCAGACTCGGTAGCCTGTAGTGGTGAGCACAACACCTACACGCGTCTTCGTGGCGCGCCTTCTGGGCCTCGATGTCTTCGACCCGCTGGGCGACCGGCTGGGCCGGTTGCGCGATGTTGTTGTGCTGTCCCGGGGAACCCAGGGTGCCCCGCACGTGGTGGGCATCGTGGTGGAAGTTCCGGGCAAGAAGCGCGTCTTCGTGCCCATGACCCGCATCACCTCGATCGACCAGACCCAGGTCATTTGCACCGGCCTGGTCAACCTGCGCCGGTTTGAACAGCGCGGGGCGGAAACTCTGGTGGTAGCTGAGATGTTCGACCGGCGCGTCACGCTCCGCGACGGCAGCGGCGACGCCACCATCGAAGACATCGCCATCGACCAGCACAGGTCGCGTGACTGGTTCGTCAGCAAGCTCTTTGTCCGGCGCGGGCATTCGCTGTCGCCCCTGAGCCGGCTGCGCCGCAACGAAACCTTGATCATTGACTGGGCAGACGCCCAACAAGGCCAGAAGACCGAGCCGCAGGCCGCCACCCAGTTCGTGGCCAACCACGAGGACCTTAAACCCGCCGACTTCGCCGAGGCCCTCCAGGAGATGAGCGACAAGCGCCGCTTCGAGGTGGCCAGCGAACTGCAGGACGAACGCCTGGCGGATGTCCTCCAGGAGCTCCCGGAGGACGACCAGGTGGAAATCCTCTCCGCACTGGATCTCCAGCGCGCAGCCGACGTGCTGGAGGAGATGGACCCGGACGACGCCGCCGACCTCCTTGGTGAGCTCCCCTCTGCCCAGGCCGAGGAACTGCTGCAGCTGATGGAACCCGAAGGCGCCGAGGACGTCCGCCGCCTGCTCGAATATGACGAGGACACGGCCGGCGGCCTCATGACCCCCGTGCCGGTGATCCTCCCCCCGGAAGCCACCGTCGCCGAAGCCTTGGCCCACGTCAGGCGCGAGGAGCTCTCCCCCGCCCTGGCGTCGTCGATCTTCATTGCCCGGCCGCCGCTGGAAACGCCTACCGGCCGCTTCCTGGGCGTGGTGCACATCCAGCAGCTGCTGCGTTTCCCGCCGTTCGAGGCACTGGGAAACCTGGTGGACAAGAACCTGGAGCCGCTGTCCGACCAGGCGCACATCAGCGAAGTGGCGCGGACGCTGGCTACCTACAACCTGAACTCCCTCCCGGTGATTAACGACGCCGGCCGGCTTGTGGGGGCGGTGACTGTTGATGACGTATTGGATCATTTGTTGCCGGACGACTGGCGCGCCCATGATGGCGAAGCCCCGATAAGAAAGCTCGGTGGCCGCATTGGCTGATATCAGTGCTCCGAAGAACCCCAACCAGCGGAACCTGGCCAAAGCGGAATCAAAAGGCAGCCTCGACACTCCCCTGAGCGGCAGGCAACGGATCCTGCCGACGTTCCGCCCGGACCCTGATGCGTTCGGGCACGCCACCGAGGCCTTCGCCCGGTTCATGGGTACGCCCCAGTTCCTGG
This window of the Pseudarthrobacter defluvii genome carries:
- a CDS encoding magnesium transporter MgtE N-terminal domain-containing protein, whose amino-acid sequence is MSTTPTRVFVARLLGLDVFDPLGDRLGRLRDVVVLSRGTQGAPHVVGIVVEVPGKKRVFVPMTRITSIDQTQVICTGLVNLRRFEQRGAETLVVAEMFDRRVTLRDGSGDATIEDIAIDQHRSRDWFVSKLFVRRGHSLSPLSRLRRNETLIIDWADAQQGQKTEPQAATQFVANHEDLKPADFAEALQEMSDKRRFEVASELQDERLADVLQELPEDDQVEILSALDLQRAADVLEEMDPDDAADLLGELPSAQAEELLQLMEPEGAEDVRRLLEYDEDTAGGLMTPVPVILPPEATVAEALAHVRREELSPALASSIFIARPPLETPTGRFLGVVHIQQLLRFPPFEALGNLVDKNLEPLSDQAHISEVARTLATYNLNSLPVINDAGRLVGAVTVDDVLDHLLPDDWRAHDGEAPIRKLGGRIG